The genomic segment GAAAAACAATCACGCATCACCAAATATTTACCCCAACCAGCTTAATTGAGGGTGTTTGTCCTCTTGGTAGAGGAAGGAGACTTGTGGCTATTTTACAACGTACCTGTTGTTTTCACATCGCTTGCTGTCTGTGCGGTTGACGCAACTGCCACCTCCACCACGAGTTCAGAGGTCAGACACTTACTGAATTCTCCAGGGCAGTCATCAGGCAGACAGACTCCCTAACTGATAAGATAGCAGTGCCACTTATGATGCTGATTGGACCGAATCACAGAGCAAACAAACTGGAAATGCTTGCCATATCCTCAAACATCAGGATATGCCAATGTGTGGCTCTTGCTGATTTCAAACAGCAGCCAACCTATTTTTTATGATGAACGGCCTCACACACATATAATTAGACACGACAACAAATGCGCAACAACTGTAAGTGAAGGCAACTATTTCATATCTTCCTGGATGTTTGTCTCTATAACCCAGGGTGTAAcacagacactgagatgaatgattagtaatgatgatgattggTACAGAAAAGAGCCCAAAGGGTATTATTGTGAAATATTGCACACTATTGCATCATCTATATGCCTACTGCAGATGTCATGTTCTCCCGTCCCTCCCTTCTAGCCTGGCTGAGTGTCGCTCTGCAGTGACGTGCTAAtatggaggctgtgtgtgtgtgtcagtgttggaTCAATGTCACTaatccacacagagagagggagagttgacCTTGACTAGGCTAGGCAGCATGGCTACATACAGTACCTTCCTCTGTTGACAGTCAGCACAGCAGAGCTCTCTCACGGCCAGGCACATTAGCCTCAATGCTAACTGAACTGTCCAGAAGAAATATGGCTAGCTAAGCTGTGTTATTAGTCTATCAACCACTGATAGAATTCATGTTTGCGTCCTTGTATAACTGCTCTGGAAAACAACTCTAAGCTTCATATATCAGCGCTTTATTCCGTAATGAGAGAGACATTAATAGTATGATGGATTGCAAACATCAGTTTCCTGCATAGTCAGCTGTCTTGATGGTTTATCAACCTTTTCTTTTCCAACCTCACAAATCAGGGAGCGGTCGGCAAATGTGTTACACAAACTTCCATCTTTCTGCTGTCTAGCTTTTATGTCCTGTGAAATAAATCACAGCTGGAAGGGTAAATGACGGGTGTACCCATCCTCTTGTAGGTATTTGTTTCCATGATTGAGCCCATATTTTGCCTCAAGTCTAGACACAAGCAACATTAAGTTATGGTATCTGATCATACTtcaataaaatgttttattaatgAGCCGAAGGATGTTGGTAGGGGCTGAGATACAGTATGTTCAAAGATGCCATGTTGAATGTCAATAGTAGTCAAATTGTTTGTCCTTATAATTACTTTCAAAACAAACTCCTAATTTGCTTTTGGTAACCTGGAAAGTGTGTCCAGCTATTGCAGCAATTAAACTTCACTTATGAATTCTTTTTTAAAATGAGCTAATATGAAACCTCAAGGGCTCCCTCCACTTGGCCTATCCAGGTTTCACCACCAGACTCAGGAGAATACTGATAAGTGCTCTGTATGCAAATGAGGAGGGCTCCTCTCCTCAAGGTCGGAAAAAGATTCACGCAGAGCAAATGAAGTCAGGCGACTTCTTCCCCAACCTGTTTTTAAATAGCACCACTCTCTGAGTCCGACACAGATACGGCACATCTTCTGCTTGCTAATGGGGGCATTATTCAAAAAAGGGGAAAATCTTTCATTACTCTTATCGTTTCTTATTCAATTTACTCTTCCTTTTGTTTAAAGTCTGTCATGAAAGGGGACATTGTGACATGCCATAGAAGCAGAGTCATGCCTCACCCTATCAGGTAATGGAGACCAGAGGTTCAAACATAACAGGACTTTAGAAATACAAAGGACAAAGTTTCCCTCAACAACAACTTTTAGAAATTTGACAAGGACACAATTTAAAAGGAATTGTTTGGACCTTTCAGATTGATGTACTATCAATGACCATAGAGAGGGTTCAATAACAGGGGTTGACCCACTAAAACCAAAATCTGCTAAGATTCACTTCCTGCCCGTTGTCTTGTGTTGTATGCCTCTAAGAAGAAGTTGTGTGGCAAGCCCTTATTGAAGGTAACAAGGAAATGGAAAGTGCAGTGTGGCATAGTAGCGCGATGCTGGTCGGCCCCACTCAACTCATCTGTACGTTTACTACCAATATCAAGTGCTTACTGTTACTCATGGAAAATTGTGAATTACAGAGAAACTGAGCTGAGGGACAAATGGGCCATGGAGCCAAGGTCTTCAGCTCActtcaaggtgtgtgtgtatcatagtTCATGATTCCCCCTCTTTTCAGATATGAAAACATTGCATTGCAGTGCACTTTCAGCAAATATATCTGGGGATGCTCCAATTCAACAAAGTCCATTTACGTTAACCTGCATTCTCTCGCTGTCACATATGAAACCTATCTATGCCCATACAGTGTGTATTCATACAGTCAGTGTCTATTATCCACTTCATAAGATAACTGGTTGCCACGTTGGGTCTCTGTTTCGCATTAGCATGGCAGCTGTGCCTTGAAAGCTtatgagacagagagacccatTGCGTGTCCAACCAGAGCTCAGTTCAATGTCTTCGCTCAGCGTGTCGATGAGGCTTGACGGGCTTGATCGATTCTGACTCATTCCGTTTGACTAACACTCTCTGTTTGGCCCTCAGCTCTCAGTGCAACCTGTCCAAGGCTGACAGGCACCCATTGGTTAATTGTCTAGGTCCTGAGTTATGTCCAAGACCTCACATGCACTCTGTGTCATTGGTCTTGCTGGTCCAACAGTACATGTATTGCTTGTCGTGATGGGATCTCTGATACATATGTAGCTAAGCTAGAAAATAACAGATGTTTTGTCAACGTGCTCTGTACTTATTGGCAATAAGGCCATTTGTTTGTTTGACTACTAAGATAATCCTGTGTTATACCCATGCCTGTTTGTTACTGATCTCTCAATGCAGCCCTCGCCCCCTTAAGAATACATGCAGAACACACAACACGATGTTGTACATTGTTTACCAGTATCAACAAGGTCTTGTTACAGTACCTCTATTTCCAGAGCTGGGAAGTTTCACGCTGTCTTTCAACGCTAACAAGCTTAAACCGTTAAGTAATCACTACATGATTACCCGAGTCTATTGCAGGCTGAATGTATGGGTTGGATGAAAGACCATGTTTTTAGTATCTCATTTGTTTCTCTTCCAGGTCCCATAAGCAGTGTACTGGTAAACACATATGGCTGCAGACCTGTCATGATCATGGGGGGAGTACTGTCTTCTATCGGGTTGATATCCGCTTCCTTCTGCAACAGCGTGGTGGAGCTTTATGTTTGTATCGGTCTTATAGGAGGTAATTCCGATGAAATCCATTTCACCTCATTCAGAGTTAATTTGATTATAGTGTCAAACTCCTTAAGTGGCCGGTTGAAAATAGGCCTATAACTGATTCTGAGTTTTCCATTCTGTGTTTCACAAAGATCATGGTAAAATACTATAGATACATTACAAGAGTACAGTTAAGCTTGATTTGTCAAATCATTTAATGACCACTGTCTGGCTACTTGAAGAAAATGTATATTGTTCCGAATGTGTACTTTATGCTCACTGTCATATATGCCTGAATTATCTTATCAGATAATTTTCTTGTTAGAAAtgtatgttatttttttaaaactctAAATCATattattcctctctcctcacaaagGCCTGGGCCTAGCCTTTAACCTTCAGCCAGCACTGACTATGATTGGCAAGTACTTCTATAAGAAGCGCCCCATCGCTAACGGAATAGCCATGGCCGGTAGCCCAGTGTTCCTGAGCAGCCTAGCCCCTTTCAACCAGTACCTGTTCAACTCCTTCGGCTGGAGGGGCAGCTTCCTCATCCTGGGGGGCATACTGCTCAATTGCTGTGTGGCTGGCTCCCTGATGAGGCCTCTGGGGCCACCACTGGGCAAGATCAAGAAGGATGAGGAGTTGGTCGTTGCCAAAACTGCCACCAAGAAGAAGGAGACGACCACTTGTTTGGGGACTGTCAACAAGTTCATTGACCTGTCGCTTTTCAAGCACCGCGGTTTCCTCATCTACCTGTCGGGCAACGTCATCATGTTCTTGGGCTTTTTCTCACCAATAGTCTTCCTGACGGCCTACGCCAAGGACATAGGCGTGGATGAGTACTCGGccgccttcctcctctccatcctagcCTTCGTGGACATGTTTGCTCGGCCCTCCATGGGGCTCCTGGCCAACTCCAAGTGGATCCGGCCCAGGATCCAGTACTTCTTCAGCTTTGCCGTGCTCTACAACGGGGTGTGCCACATCCTCTGCCCCCTGGTGGAGAGTTACACAGGCCTGGTGGTGTATGCCGTATTCTTTGGCTTTGCCTTCGGCATGGTCAGCTCGGTGCTGTTTGAGACCCTGATGGACCTGGTGGGGGCTCAGAGGTTCTCCAGTGCCGTGGGGCTCACCACCATTGTGGAGTGCTGCCCTGTCCTCATTGGTCCACCCCTGGCAGGTATGTCACTGATCTCTCAACTCATTACTACTTAATTCAGCTGTGAGACATTGCTTACTTTTTAAGCAGTTGATATGCCAAAGGAATAAATTAAAGTCACTCAATTATAGTTTTATTGAGTGCTATTGCTTAGTAGTCATTCACTTGGTTTGATCTTGGTTATAGAGTTTGCTGATTTAGAGTGGAAAAGCAATATTACATTTTGGCATTCTTATAATATGTGCTTATTTGTCTAATTACAATAACAACAAATGGAAAGTTAATTCTGTGATTATTGGTCCATGACAAAATGCTTCATTTATTTGAGATAATGTTCCTCATTAAAGATCAGTAGACATGAAGAAACTGATAAAGGCATATTTGGAAATGCAGAAAATAGCAATATGACAGGCCTTCATCACATTTATCCTTTCTATGCTCTTATTTACAGGTAAACTGGTGGACATCACCAAAAACTACAAGTACATGTATTTCTGCTGTGGGGCTGTGGTGATCATGGCCAGCATTTGGCTGTTCATCGGCAACTTCATCAACTACAGACTCCTGGCCAAGGAGCGCAAGCAGGAGGAGATGTACAAACGGACTGAAACCGAGGACCCCGACCGGGACCAGGACCAAAAGGAGACAGACGGGGACGCCCAGGCCTTGGAGGACATGGTAGACCCCAAAGATGAGGACGCCAtgcagagggagaccaacatCTAGAGCCCCTCCCTACTGCCAACCACACCCCCCTTCACCACCACCCTCACGTCCCCCTCTGCCACTATCAAACTGCAGACTGAGCTCAAGGGGGTTGCCTCCTGGTCTTTCCCTCTCCAGGGTTCCGCTCGGGGGCCTCCCCGCAGTGGCCCCTCTGTTTCCGAAACACTCAAACTGCCAGAGTAACACTGACAACCATGTTGTGGGATACTGCAAGGTGTATTGCTGGAGGAAGGGGTGACTGCCCTGACTAATACTCAGACATCAGACTAGCCGGAGATAATGGTGTAAGATACAGAACGCATGTTAGGAGGCCACAAGGCTTGGAATATGAGAAAGAAGCTTTTGTCGCGTATCTAGGAATCTGTGAAATGCGACCTGTCGACAGAAATCTAGTACTGCTCATGTATTTAGCATGTGCCACTAAACCTACCACACCAGCAGCCCAATTCAACTGTTCTGATTGAAATCAATACAGGTTAATATCCTAGCTTCCTATGCTGGGAGCTGACATGCGAGGACACATAATGTCCGTTAGTACCAGGGTTTTGGTGAGAGACAGATATCGTTGCAACACAGGAACAGAGATGAGTTCATGGTTTGGTGGCTCCAATGACCATGTATTATACTGTTCTTTAGCGCACTGTGTCAGTTGTGTTCGTTAGCTAAACCTGCAAAACTGCCATGCTTCTAATCTAACGATAACACCCACTGTTTTATTCACTATTGCATATTGCACATGGAGTCCGTATACGCTGCACTACTTCTAAACTGGCCATGTTTAGGCCTCATCCAAAACAACAATGAAACAAATGCAATTTAATTATATTTAATGAGGTTGGATGTAAATTTGTTTTATTGGCTGTGTTTCCAAGGGCCTTATTCACAATCAATATAATCTATAAATGTGCATATTGTTGGTTTATACCAAATAAAGAATCCATGAGCAATATAACCTATTCCTTGCCATTGTATTGATGTACGTATATACAGGGATATTCATTTTTGTAGTCAATGGTCATTTCTGGGAGTAGCTGTTTAACTTACACCAATGATACATTGCCTTACGTAAAGAATGCAACTAAGTTGtgtcaaatatacagtaccagtcaaaagtttggagtgtttttctttattttctacattgtagaataatagtgaagacatcaaaactatgaaataacacatatggaatcatgtagtaaccaaaaaagggttaaacaaatcaaaatatattttatatttaagattcttcaaagtagccactttgccttgatgacaggttttcacactcttggcattctctcaaccagcttcacctggaatgcttttccaaaagccTTGAaagagtttccacatatgctgagcacttgttggctgcttttacttccCTCTGCTGTCCaaccatcccaaaccatctcatttgggttgaggtcgggtgtggaggccaggtcatctgatgcagcatctcatcactctccttcttgttcaaataggtcttacacagcctggagttgtgctgggtcattgtcctgttgaaaacaaattatagtcccactaagcgcaaaccagatgggatggcgtatcgctgcagaatgctgtggtagccatgctggttaaatgtgccttgaactctaaataaatcactcacagtgtcaccagaaaagcctactctgcatctcacaaagacacagtggttggaaccaaaaatctcacatttgcactcatcagaccaaaggacagatttccaccggtctgatgtccattgcttgtgtttcttggcccaagcaagtgtcttcttcttattggtgtcctttagtagtggtttctttgcagcaatttggcctgatttacgcagtcttctctgaacagttgattttgagatgtgtctgtttcttgaactgaaacatttatttgggctgcaatttctgaggctggtaactcttatcctctgcagcagaggtaactctgggtcttcccttcctgtggcggtcctcgtgagagacattttaatcatagcgcttgatggtttttgtgactgcacttgaagaaacgttcaaagttcttgacattttctgaattgactgaccttcatgtcttaaaataatgatggattgtcgtttctctttgcctattacagttgttcttgacataatatgaactcagtattttaccaaatagggatatcttctgtataccacccctaccttgtgacaacacaactgattggctcaaaagcattaagaaggaaagaaattccacaaatgaacttttaacaagacacacctgttaattgaaatgcattataGGATACTACCACATAAAGCTGGtagagagaatgtcaagagtgtgcaaagctgtcatcaaggcaaagggtggttactttgaagaatctcaaatgtaaaatatattttgatttgtttaacacttttttttactacatggttccatatgtgttatttcatagtttttatgtcttcactattattctacaatgtagaaaatagccaagataaagaaaaatccttgaatgagtggatgtgtccaaacttttgactggtactgtgtgtacaTGAAAAAGTATTTATTGAAGTGTTATAGAAATTACCAAATTAACATGCCTATTGTGAAACGGTAAAACAGCTTCTTGTGTGACCTTCATTTTTAAGTACAGTATTTCTTCCTTTCAACTCTAACTCTCTGAAATGGCTTTTTGAGGGAAGTTGTAGTGAGCATAATGTTTGCTTGAAGAATCTTGTCAGCAATTTCTATTAACATAATAATGAACAACGTTCATGTGCAGTACCGTATTTACACAATTCAAAGTAAGCTTCACTTAATTAATAATATCTCTTTCACTGCACCACAAATGTCAATATGATTTAATATATGTTTAATTATAATTTGTGCAAATAATTACCTAAATTAACAGTAATtaactatataatgttatatgcaATATATTTTAATGTGCAATATACCATAACATTGTTTGACATTGATTCTAAATGCGCCGTTGGCTGGATGCCATCCACAGAGGtgattattcatattttttttagaaTTCTTAACATCCATCACTTCTTGTGTTCTGGTCAAATAGCTCAACACAGCTTGAAACAGATTTATACACTTGTTAGATTGTGGTAATTTGCTTACCGTCCCAATTTATGTGTAGCCTATTTCATATttagaaatatattttttcatatcATTATGTGGTTCCTGGTAGTTTTTAACTTGACTGTGGGCTCGAATTACATTGGCAAGTGTCACTTGTTATCTGGCCTACTTTTCGCTTGTGGCTGCAGAGTCTCTATTCCCAGTCACTGACAACAGGGGTCAGTATGCAGTAGTTCTTAAAGGATGAATGAACTGTACAATCATTTTTATATATCAAATAGCACTGCCCCCTACTGGTTTCAAAAGACCTAGACCAAATGTTACAATCTGAGCTGCCCTCAAATAGCAGAGCGACACATTGTTCTCAGTGGCTGCTCTTGTGTGATGTCAAAAGATAAGAAATTCCAAAATGAAATaagtaataaataaaaaatgatctcTCTTTAGAGATAGTGTGAAATGTTCTGAATTTTaagtttttatttttgtaatttttttttatgGCCATTCAATATATTTTCTTTGTACTTTGATTTTCCTTCTATAGCTTCAACAGGTGTGTATAAACTAGTATTTCACAGGGTGTACATTAACGGTAGATTGACTTAATAAACACACTGCATTCATGTGCTGCTGTGGCAAAGCCATTTGTAGGCAATTATGTTTGTTCTGGAGCAAAATCATGTTTGTTTCCATTTTCAACCATGTGTAGTATGTGTATGATTTAAGTTTGTGTTTTGTATAATCAGAAGCATTATTTCTAAAATAATAAAATCCTAGTGTTGCTTTTCCCTTAAGCTACCATATCAATTGCTTATTGTCATTCCATAGACAATGTGGATGAGCTAAACTGAAGGATTTGTTGTGCTGTTTTTGGAATTATTTAACTCTTCAATATTCAGCGGTTTCTTTCCCTTTCTTATAAGTTATATCCTGTTTTTATTGTGAAGGAAACATAATCAAATAAGGTTGTAACACTTTCACTTATATAGTCTTTTCTTTATTCCAATGCAACACAGTATAACGACCAGGCTGTAACTTTGATTTGTGCCACAATTAAGTATAATATATATGACTTATATTGAAAAAAAATAATACTTCACTATACTCATTATATACAATGAATCTACAGTATCCAGATTGTTCTGTACATAGTAATGTGAAGGCGATGTGATGCGTTTTTAAATGTGTCATGCTGAAATGATTTGCATATTATTTGAGGGCCAAAAGGAAATTATATTGATTCAGACTATTATTAATGTCAATATTTAAATTTGGGTCAATTGAATAACAATTATGCACAATTAGCCTTATCAAATACACTTGGCTCCTATGTATGAAGGATTCTGTATTATAATGTTGTATTTTGGGCATGTTTGGTATGTCGGTGacttataaatatatattttttctgtacAGGTTAATCTGTAGGAAATGCTAAGCCTAAATAGTTATACATGGTATCAGATGGTCAAACAGCATCTGATACATCACAAGGAATTTCAATGAATGTTTCTACTTTTTATTTTTGTTAATGCATTTTCAGTTTTTATCTCTTATATCGCACATGTCTTTTATCCTGCTGTAGTTATTGAACATATGGCCTAATATGGTAAGGCTGTAACTCTAGTAATTATGTATTTAAAGATGGAGTTCTCTTGATGTGCTGACTCTGGACATAATGTAATCGACTCGGGTTGTGTCATAGCGTAACGGAAATTGTTTTTGGAAGTAAAACAATCCTCTTTTGATTAATTCACAGCTTAGACTGTATCTCAATTATGACTCATACAGGACTTGTGACAAAACACTTTAATAGCCATTCTTCTTTAATCAGGAGGGCTGAAAAACACTTAGCAGCTTAACCGCGCAATGGACAGTGTTGGTGTGGCAAGGAAAACACTCTATAAGTATGAAAATACATATTTAGCCGCAATCAATTTTTATTTCACACATCTGTTTTCACAGATGGATCTGGATATCAACATGGGGGATTAAAAACTGCAGATGATTTGCAATTGCAGAAATGTCTTGCTGTACTAAGAGGCTAAAAGCTGTCATTCATTTCACACTATTGAAAAGGTattataaataaatgtttaaattaGCAAGTTACTGTGCCTTATTAGACCCTGATGAATATTGCATTTAAATATTATCCATCCATAAGCAATTAACAATTAATTAATTTGGCTATAATCAACCTTGTTTAATTGGTGTTGACACTGCATTTTGTGAGTCAACTGTGACTGTATTTCTTTTTTTGAATTTGTCTATTTTTTCTCAGTTTACTCCTTGATGTTTACAAATCCTTATCCATCATCTGATCTAATGTGAGTAATTCATTTGGAGAAATTAATgtgacatttatttttattttcagtcTTCCACAGTTATTATGTTCAGCACATTTTGAGACCATACCCTTGGATTAATGTGGTAGGGAACCCAGCCACAGTGACAAACAAAAATCCTAACATTTCAGTACTTGAATGTCTGCCTTACATAAGGGCTCCTGATTGGCaccgcggtctaaggcactgcaagaGGTGTTGCTGCAGTTCCTGGTTCAAATCcatcccatagggtggtgcacaattggcccagcgtggtccgggtttggccggggtaggctgtcattgtaaataagaatttgttcttaactgatttgcatagttaaataaagattaaatcaaAAATAAGGACACAAAGAAGTCAATGAGCATAACACCTTATTGATAATGCCTCTTAAACAATATAAAAGGCCATGTTTTCAACTACATTGGTTGTATGCATAACAACACATACATTACCATACTAGTCTAAGGATGCAAGCACGTAGGAAAGTTTAATGCACCGATTCTGAGCGAATGATGTATATGATATGGTTTTGTGTGCCCACTTCAACGATTTCACTTAAGCAGGTACAAGCATTAGCTTCTGTCAGTAGCTGAGTCCCAGTGTTGTAATAGAATAGAGAATCATACTGTATGTCAGATTGTGTCAGTAATTCCACTACCTCTGCAATTGTCATTTCAAGGCAAGGATAAGTATCACACGGGTTACGCGGACGACCAATTACATTTTTGTAATTGTAATATAAAGAAGTTGCATCACAATAGTCAAATAAAAGATTATGGGAACACATCCTCTGTTCACCGCACAGTGTTTCATTTATTCTGTCTGTATAATTGGTGTGAATCTCTGATTGATCGTCTGGGCATGATTTGCTTAATGAAAATGCTAATACTGGCTACATTGACTTTCATTGTTTGTTGTTTGAAAATGCTCATGTTAGCGACTTGTAAAAGTGGCTAGATGTAGAAAACGAAAGCATGGATTACTGActctccttgtccatagactgcgttcagggtaaggaaataaataagtATTAAGAAATGttgatgaactatccctttaaacctaTAGTCTTGACAGGCGCCTCATGATGATCCCAAAATCAAAATGTGAAGTGGTATTTTGAGAGAGGCAAATCAGCTGTCActcttgtcgtgtctttggctatgccggattaagtgatatgacatgctattctataaataatttctccgtaattaatattacctgattgagctaatcatgtaaatgtaattaactagagagtcgggcaccacaaaataatatttatagagctgttatcttctgaataaactcttaaagacctagtaatattttacatcaatagcagtcaatattaatcgtcatcttaattcagtctcatctgaaagttgtaaattcttggttatctgcacgaaccctggctaacaagttgaatcagcaatacaaaattgggtttaattatttatttactaaatacctaactaatcacacagaattacacatacacatatttaaatcataacttgattacaaattacgtcataaaggaaaacgtccctagcggacggaacatatatgacagctggttacacaaaagaaaagaggctaggtttgaatgaaagagcgggaagactgaggaacaaagggtgaagctgtgctatcgtaaatacagtatcttatgcattctaaattaccgcccatttggaaaaggaaaatgcaat from the Oncorhynchus tshawytscha isolate Ot180627B linkage group LG33, Otsh_v2.0, whole genome shotgun sequence genome contains:
- the LOC112214231 gene encoding monocarboxylate transporter 2, whose protein sequence is MPPPAAGPPAVTPPDGGWGWAVVLGSFISIGFSYAFPKAITVYFKDIQKIFDCSYSQIAWISSIMLAVMYAGGPISSVLVNTYGCRPVMIMGGVLSSIGLISASFCNSVVELYVCIGLIGGLGLAFNLQPALTMIGKYFYKKRPIANGIAMAGSPVFLSSLAPFNQYLFNSFGWRGSFLILGGILLNCCVAGSLMRPLGPPLGKIKKDEELVVAKTATKKKETTTCLGTVNKFIDLSLFKHRGFLIYLSGNVIMFLGFFSPIVFLTAYAKDIGVDEYSAAFLLSILAFVDMFARPSMGLLANSKWIRPRIQYFFSFAVLYNGVCHILCPLVESYTGLVVYAVFFGFAFGMVSSVLFETLMDLVGAQRFSSAVGLTTIVECCPVLIGPPLAGKLVDITKNYKYMYFCCGAVVIMASIWLFIGNFINYRLLAKERKQEEMYKRTETEDPDRDQDQKETDGDAQALEDMVDPKDEDAMQRETNI